The genomic interval GCCGCGTCGACACGGTGGTCTCGGCCGCCAATATCGGCGTCGCCAACCTCTATGCGCGCCTCGGCTTCCAGCTGACTGGCACGCTGGTCGGCCTGCACCTCCACCGCCCCTAACCAGCCACAAACGAAACGGGCGCCCGAAGGCGCCCGCTCGCATCTCTCAGGCCGGCAGCTTTACTGCGGCGCCTGGGTGTTCTGCTGGTTGAGAAGGTCGGTGATCCGGCGCAGCGTCACGCGGCGGTTCTCCGCCGAGGGCCCCTGCGTCTGCACCTTGAGGTTCTGCTCGCCATAGCCCTGGGTCGTCAGGTTCTCCGGCGGGATGTTGTAGGTCTGCGTCAGCGCCGTCGCGATGGACTGGGCGCGCCGGTCCGACAGCGACAGGTTGTCGACGTCATTGCCCACCGCATCCGTGTGGCCCTCGATGAGGAAGACCTCGTTGGGATTGGCCGTGATCGCCCGGCCCAGCGCCGCCGCGATCGTGTCGAGGCGACGGACCTGGTCCGGCTTGATCTCCCACGACCCCGTATCGAAGGTGATCGTGTTGACGTCGACGCTGCGGGTATAGGCGCGGACCGTCGGGCTGTAGCGCACCTCGTCGAGTGTGTAGCGGCGCGGCGGACGCTGCACCAGCGGCGCGCTCAGCGCCTCGTAGATCACCTCCGGCGATGCCTCATCGGCGTCGACGATGTAGCGGTTGCGCGGGAACGAATATTCCGGCGGCGGCAGCTCGATGATCTGCTCCTCGAAGGTCCGCGGGCGCGGCCGGAACGAGTTGTCAATCAGGATCACCTCGCGCCCGTCGGGATAGCGGCGGATGCGGCGCACCAGTTCGCCACTCTCGTCGGTGACGGTGATGACACGCACGCCGTCCGGCCGGTCATAGATCGAGACCATCTCGTTGCCACGACGCTCGGTGCGGAAATTGCCGCCGAGCTCGCGGAAGCGCGCCGTCTCGTCGTGACGGATGAAGGTGCCCTCGCCGTCCCGGATGATGGTGCGGCCTGGCTCGTGGATGACGGTGACGCCGTCCTGGGTGAACTCGCGGCGGCTGTCGCGGATCTCGTCGACCCGCTCGGCGCGCGCGCCCCGGCTCAGCATGAAGCCGCCGACAAGGCCAGCGCCGATGCCGATGGCGGCGGCACCCGCGGGGCCGATGCGCGAGCCGCGACGCTGCTCGGGCGGACCCTGGCGCGGCGGCTGGCCGGCGAAACCACCGGGAACGCCCACGCCGGGCTGACCGGGCTGGCCCTGGAAGCCGCCGGGAGCCCCGGGCCCGCCGGGCCGCTGCTGGCCGAAGCCCTGGCCCGGAGGCAGCGCCGGAGACTGGGCGGGACCGCCGGTCTGCGGCTGGTTGGGAAGACCGGGCGGCTGGGCCGGGCCGCCGATCTGCGGCTGCCCTGGCTGGCCGGGAACGACACCCGGCGGACGCTGTCCGATGGGCGGCTGGCCGGTCGGGGGCTGCTGGGCGCCACCGGTCTGCGGCTGGCCCGGCTGACCGGGAACGACGCCCGGCGGACGCTGTCCGATGGGCGGCTGGCCGGTCGGGGGCTGCTGGGCGCCACCGGTCTGCGGCTGGCCCGGAACGACTCCCGGCGGACGCTGGCCGATGGGCGGCTGGCCGGTCGGGGGCTGCTGCGCCCCACCGGTCTGCGGCTGGCCGGGAACGACACCGGGCGGGCGCTGGCCGATCGGCGGCTGGCCGGTCGGGGGCTGCTGCGCCCCACCGGTCTGCGGCTGGCCGGGAACGACACCGGGCGGGCGCTGGCCGATCGGCGGCTGGCCGGCCGGGGGCTGCTGCGCGCCACCGGTCTGCGGCTGGCCCGGCTGGCCGGGAATGACGCCCGGCGGGCGCTGGCCGATCGGCGGCTGGCCGGTCGGGGGCTGCTGAGCGCCGCCGGTCTGCGGCTGGCCGGGAACGACGCCCGGCGGACGCTGGCCGATGGGCGGCTGGCCGGCCGGAGGCTGCTGGGAACCGCCGGTCTGCGGAACCGCGCCGGGACGCTGCACAGGCGGCTGCGCCGTCTGGCCGGGCGGGTTCCCGCCGAAGGGCGGGCGGCCGTCCTGCGGCCGGATGGCGCCAGGCGTCGGACGCTGCCCGTCACCCGAGGCCGCGGGCGGCGTGACACGGTTCGGCTGAGGCTGTCCAAGGCCGGGACGCGGGGCCTGGCCGGCGCCGGGCTGCTGACCCTGGCCGGGCGGCTGCCCGGTGAAGCCCGGGCTGCGCGGCGGCTGCGCGCCGGAGGGCGGGTTCACCCGCGGCGGGGTCGGCTGCGTGGGCTGGGCGATGGGCGGCGCGGTCCGCTGGGGCTGCTGCGACTGAACCGGCGGCGCAATGCGCTGCTGCTGCGGCGGCTGCTGGACCGGAGGGCGCTGCTGGATGGGCGGTGCCTGCCGCTCCGGCTGGACCTGGCGCTGGGGCTGCTGGACCGGCGCAACGGGCGGGCGCGGCTGCTGGACCTGACCTCCGCCACCGCCACCGAAGCCACCCTGGGGGGGACGGGGCTGCTGCACCTGCCCGCCACCGGGAGCACCCCCGCCGGGCGCCCGGCCCTCGGGCGGACGGCCCTGCTGGCCCTGCCCGCCCGGCCGCTGCTGGCGCGGATCGCGCTCCTGCTGCGGGTTGAGCTGCGCCACCTCAAGCCGCCCCGACGGCAAGGTCTCGGCAAGGCCGGGAGCCATGGCGAGCACCGGCAGGATGGTGCCGGCGAGCAGGGCGCGTTTCAGGGCGTTCATCGGTCACTCCACGGAATCAGCGGCGGCCCGAAAGCCGACAGGCCTCCATGGCAACCGCAAATGACGGCACAATCGCGACGCTCGCGAGGGAACGGCGCGGCATTTGGCTTAAACGCCGTTCATCTGCCGCCGTTCCCGACTACCGTCGCCCGGCCGTCACAAGGGCTTCTTCAGCCACTTTCCGATGACGCCGACAATGCCCTCGCGGAACACGAGCACGCAGACCACGAAGATCACGCCCTGAACGATCGTCACCCATGCGCCGAGGCCGGCGAGGAAGTTCTGCATGGAGATGATGACGGCCGCCCCGACGATGGGGCCGAAGACCGTGCCCATGCCGCCGACCAGCGTCATCAGCACCACCTCGCCGGACATGCTCCAGTGCACGTCGGTGAGCGAGGCGAGTTGCACCGCCACCGCCTTGGTGGCGCCGGCAAGGCCCGCCAGCGAGGCCGAGAGCACGAAGACCGCCAGCTTGTACTGGTTCACCCGGTAGCCGAGCGAGACGGCGCGCGCCTCGTTGTCACGGATCGCCTTCAACACCTGGCCGAAGGGCGAGTGGATGATGCGGTAGATGAGCAGGATGCCGGCCATGAAGATGGCGGCGACGAGGTAATAGGTGACGGTGTCGTTGGAGAGCGGCAGCACGCCGAAGATGGCGTTGCGCGGCACGGCCTGGATGCCGTCCTCACCGCCGGTGAAGCGCGGCGTCTGCAGCGAGAAGAAGTAGACCATCTGGGCCAGCGCCAGGGTGATCATGGCGAAGTAGATGCCCTGGCGGCGGATGGCGAGCGAGCCGAAGGCCAGACCCAGGATGGCGCCGGAGGCGGTGCCGAGAAGGATCGAGGCCTCGGGCGTCAGGCCCCAGTGCTTGGCGGTGTAGGCCGAGACATAGGAGGCGAAGCCGAAATAGGCGGCATGGCCGAAGGACAGCAGGCCGCCATAGCCGAGCATGAGGTTGAAGGCGCAGGCGAAGAGCGCGAAGCACAGCACCTTCATCAGGAAGAACGGATAGCCGATCACCGGGATGAAGGGCAGCACGACCAGAAGCGCCGCCAGCACGATGAACAGGGTGCGATGCAGCGCCGAGTGGTCGGCAGCCTCGGACGGGCTGGCAGGCGCCGCGGCGATGGAGATCTCGGCCATCAGGCGGCCCTCCCGAACAGGCCCGCCGGCTTCACGAGAAGCACGATGGCCATGATGATGAAGATGACGGTGGCGGAGGCTTCCGGATAGAAGACCTTGGTCAGGCCTTCGATCAGGCCGAGGCCGAAGCCGGTGACGATGGCGCCCATGATCGAGCCCATGCCGCCGATGACCACCACCGCGAAGACGACGATGATGAGGTCGGCGCCCATGTTGGGGTTCACCGAATAGATCGGGGCCGCCAGCACGCCCGCGAAGGCGGCAAGGCCGACGCCGAAGCCGTAGGTCAGCGTGATCAGCAGCGGCACGTTGATGCCGAAGGCCTGGGTCAGCGTCGGGTTTTCGGTGGCGGCGCGCAGATAGGCGCCGAGCCGCGTCTTCTCGATGACGAACCAGGTGGCAAGGCAGACGACCAGCGAGGCGACGACCACCCAGGCGCGATAGTTCGGCAGGAACATGAAGCCGAGGTTCTGGCCGCCGCGCAGCTCGGCCGGGATCTGGTAGGGCAGGCCCGACGAGCCGAACTGGTTGCGGAACAGGCCCTGGATGATGAGGGCAAGGCCGAAGGTCAGCAGCAGGCCGTAGAGATGATCGAGATGATAGAGGCGTTTGAGCAGCGTCCGCTCGATGATGACGCCCGTCACGCCGGCGACGATGGGCGCCAGCAGCAGCGCTGGCCAGTAGCCGATGCCCACCCAGTTGAGCAGCATCCAGGCGATGAAGGCGCCCATCATGTACTGGGCGCCGTGGGTGAAGTTGATGATGTTCAAGAGGCCGAAGATCACCGCGAGCCCGAGGCTCAGGATGGCGTAGAAGGACCCGTTGATCAGGCCGAGCAGAAGCTGGCCGAACAGGGCTTGCGGCGGAATGCCGAGAAGCTCGAACATCGATGCGAACCTGGCTAAGGCGGACCTTGCTGAAGGATGAGGGGAAGCGCCGCGGACGGCGCCTCCCCGAATGTCTTAGGCGCGGACCAGCGAGCAGCCGCCGGCGTTGAGCGGCCGGAAGGCCTCCTCGCCCGGGATCGTGGCGATCAGCTTGTAGTAGTCCCACGGGCCCTTCGACTCCGACGGCTTCTTCACCTCGAAGAGATAGGCCGGATGGATCTTGCGGCCGTCCTGGCGAATGGTGCCCTGGCCGAACAGCGGATCGTCGGTGCCGTTGGCCTTCATCCAGGCCATGACCTGGGCCGGGTCCTTGCTCTTCGTGGCGGCGACGGCCTTGAGGTAGTGCAGCGTCGAGGAATAGACGCCGGCCTGGACCATGGTGGGCATGAAGCCGTTGCGCTGCGCGCCGAAGCGACGCGACCAGGCGCGGGTGTTGTCGTTGAGATCCCAGTAGAAGGTCTCGGTCAGCACCAGGCCCTGCGCCGTCTGCAGGCCGAGGGCGTGCACGTCGACGACGAAGACGAGGAGGCCGGCGAGCTTCTGGCCGCCTGCCGTGATGCCGAACTCGGCCGCCTGCTTGATCGAGTTGACGGTGTCGCCGCCGGCATTGGCGAGGCCGATGACCTTGGCGCGCGAGGCCTGGGCCTGCAGCAGGAAGGACGAGAAGTCCGTGCCCGGGAAGGGCGTGCGCACGCCGCCGAGGACGCGGCCGCCGGCGCGCTGCACCACGGCGGTGGTGTCACGCTCCAGCGCATGGCCGAAGGCATAGTCGGCGGTGAGGAAGAACCAGGTGTCGCCACCGGCCTTCACCATGGCGCCGCCGGTGCCCTGCGACAGCATGTAGGTGTCGTAGGTCCAGTGGATCGTGTTGGGCGAGCACTGGGCACCGGTGAGGTCCGAGGTCGCCGAGCCCGAGTTCAGGTGGATGCGGTTCTTCTCGCGGGTGATCTGGTTGATGGCGAGACCGACCGAGGAGGTCGGCACGTCGGTGATCACGTCGACCGCGTCGTTGTCGTACCACTGGCGGGCGATGTTGGCGCCGACGTCCGGCTTGTTCTGGTGGTCGGCCGAGACGATCTGCACGTTGATGCCGTTGGCGGCGGCGCGGAAGTCCTCGACGGCCATGCGGGCGGCGATGACCGAACCCTCGCCGGTGAGGTCGGCATAGAGACCGGAGCGGTCATTCAGCACGCCGATCTTGACGTTGATGGGCTGCTGGGCCTGGGCCATCGACCGGGCGGTGAAGGCGGTGGCGGCGGCGCCGGCCATGAGCGAGCGGCGATTCATGCGGAAGGTCATGGTCGTCTCCTCCAGAGAGAACAGATGGGTCGGTTGTTCTTGTTGTTGCGGGCTCACACGCCGAGATGGGCGTGCAGCTTGTCGATGTTCTGGTCGAGCGCGTCATTGGGGATCATGTCGACGACACGTCCCTGCTCGACCAGATAGTGGCGGTCGGCGACCGTCTGGGCGAAGCGGAAGTTCTGCTCCACCAGGATGATGGTGTAGCCCTCGCGCTTCAAGCGGGCGATCGTCCGGCCGATCTGCTCGATGATGACGGGGGCGAGGCCCTCGGTCGGCTCGTCGAGCAGCAGGAACTTGGCGCCGGTGCGCAGGATGCGGGCGATGGAGAGCATCTGCTGCTCGCCGCCGGACAGCTTGGTGCCCTGGCTGTTCAGCCGCTCCTTGATGTTGGGGAAGAGCTCGAAGATCTGATCGACGCTCATGCCGCCGGGGCGCACCTGCGGCGGCAGCATCAGGTTCTCTTCCACCGACAGCGAGGCGAAGATGCCGCGCTCCTCCGGCACATAGCCGATGCCGAGCTTGGCGATGGCCCGCGACGACATGCCGATGGTCTCGCCGCCCTCGAAGGTGATGGAGCCCGTCCGCTTGCTGATGATGCCGATGATCGACTTCAGCGTCGTGGTCTTGCCGGCGCCGTTGCGGCCGAGCAGGGTCACGACCTCGCCCTCGGCGACGTCGAGGCTCATGCCGTGCAGCACGTGGGACTCGCCGTACCACGCATTGAGGTCACGCACGGACAGCATGGGGCGGGCGGCCGTGGTGGCGGCGGGCGTTGCGAGGGCAGCGTCAGCCATGACCGGCTCCGATATAGGCTTCGATCACGCGCGGATCCTTCGACACGGTGGCATAGTCACCTTCCGCCAGCACCTTGCCGCGGGCGAGCACCGTGATGCGGTCGGAGAGCGAGGCGACGACCGAGAGATTGTGCTCGACCATGAGGATGGTGCGGTTCGCCGAGACGCGGCGGATCAGTTCGGCGATGCGGTCGACGTCCTCGTGGCCCATGCCGGCCATGGGCTCGTCGAGCAGCATCATTTCCGGATCGAGCGCCAGCGTCGTCGCGATCTCGAGCGCCCGCTTGCGGCCATAGGAGAGCTCGACCGCCTGGTGGCGGACGAAGTCCTTGAGGCCCACGGCCTCGACGAGCCGCTCGGCCTCGGCATCCAGCGAGGACAGGACGCTTTCGGAGGTCCAGAAATCGAAATTGTCACCGCGCTTGCGCTGCAGGGCGATGCGGACGTTCTCCAGCACGCTCATATGCGGGAAGACGGCCGAGATCTGGAAGGACCGCACGAGGCCGAGGCGGGCAATGTCCGCCGGCTTGGTGCGGGTGATGTCCTGCCCCTTGTAGGTGATCGTCCCCCGCGTCGGGATGAGGAACTTGGTCAGCAGGTTGAAGCAGGTCGTCTTGCCGGCCCCGTTCGGACCGATCAGCGCGTGGATGCTCCCCCGGCGCACGTCCAGGTCCACCTCGCTGACAGCCGTGAAGCCTTTGAAATCCTTCGTCAGACCACGGGTCTGGAGGATGATCTCGTCGGTCGTTCCCACCATGCACTCTGTTCTTTTGCCGTGCGTTGGCGGCATTGCTGCATGGCGCAGTCAGCATAGTCAATCGAAAACCTGACTGGCACGTCATGTCCTTAGGACAGAGGGTGCGGCCTGTCGGCGCATATGCGCGCACCGGCTGCGCGTGCTCCACCCCTGCGCTTCTTGCCAATACATTAGAATGATTCTAAGAGAACCATGTCGCGCGCCCCCGGCCGACTCCAGTCCATCCGAGGGCCTCGCCATGACCACCCCATCCTCCCCCGCTTATGACCGCCTCAGCATCGCGCTGCACTGGATCGTCGCCATCGGCATCGCCGGGTGCTACGGGCTCGGCCTCGCGCAGGACGAGGGTCCGCGGGCGATGCGCCAGGGCCTGCAGAACCTGCACATATCGGTCGGCATCGTCGTTCTCGCCCTGGTGGCCTTGCGCCTCGCCTGGCGCGCGGGCCGCTGGGCGCTCTCGCCTCGCCCCGTCACCACAGACACCTTCGCCGCCAGGCTTGCCCACGCTGGGCTCTACGCCGTGATGGTGGCGGTGCCGCTGCTTGGCCTGTTCATGCTGTGGACGCGTGGTCTCGACGTCTCGGTTCTCGGCGTGTCCTTGCCATCGCCCTGGCCGGCCGACCGTGCCCTCGCCAAGGTCATCAGTGGTCTCCACGAGGCGGCGGCCCATGGCCTGCTGCTGCTGGCGGGCCTCCATGCCGCGGCCGCCCTCGGCCATCACTACCTCCTGCGCGACGACGTGCTCGGTCGGATGCTGCCGCTGGCGCGCCGCTCCTGACCCTCCGTTCCTATCGGCCGGGCACGGCTGCCATGTCGCGCATTGTCACGATCCGTGATGTGGAAATACGAACTGGATCCCGATCCGCACGTTGTCAGGACATGCCCTTCCGGCATTCCAGATGGAGGATCCCATGAAGAAACAGCTTCTCGCCGGCGCCATGCTCGCCAGCGCTTTCGCCCTCGCCCTTCCCGCGAACGCCCAGACCCGTGAGCCCGGCGTTCCGCCCGGCGTCGGTGCCGGTGCAGCCACGGGCGCCGTCGGCGGCGCCGTGATCGGTGGCCCGGTGGGCGCGGTGGTCGGCGGCGCGGCTGGTGCGATCGTCGGCGGCATCGCCGAGGCGTCCCGCCCGAAGTTCCGCGAATATGTCGTGGAGCGCCGCCATCCCTCCTACACCTACGAGGGCGAGGTCGCGGTCGGCCGCGAGCTGCCGTCGAGCGTGACCTACTACGAGGTGCCGCGTCAGTACGGCGAGACCCAGTATCGCTACACGGTCGTCAACAACCGGACGGTCCTGGTCGAGCCGGGCACCCGCCGCATCGTCCAGGTCATCGACTGACCCGGACTGAACCGGCCATGGACAGGGCGCCCCGCGGGGCGCCCTTTTCGCATGGGCGGCCGACGCCTCCCGTCCTTGCGCGTCCGGTTGGGGCGGCTGACACTCCCTCCACCCGCCGGAAGAGCGGCCACGCGGAGGTGCGCATGTGGGAGCCGAGCCCGATCTATCCCGACCCGTCCATCGAGATCCTCGATCCGCGGTTCCTGAAGTACCGCCTGTTCAATGCCGCGGTGGAGCGCCTCGCCACCGGCCTGCGCTGGGGCGAGGGTCCCGTCTGGCTGGGCGATCAGCGCTGCCTCTTGGTCAGCGACATTCCCAATGACCGCATCCTGCGCTGGGACGAGGAGACCGGCGCCGTCACGGTTTTCCGAAAGCCCAGCCACAAGGCCAACGGCAACACCCGCGACCGCCAGGGCCGCCTCGTCACCTGCGAGCATGGCGGCCGGCGGGTGATCCGCACCGAATACGACGGGTCCATCACCGTCCTGGCGAGCCATTACGAGGGCCGCCGCCTGAACTCGCCCAACGATGTCGTGGTGAAGTCGGATGGCTCCATCTGGTTCACCGATCCGCATTTCGGCCTGCTGAGCCACTACGAGGGCGAGCCCGCTCCGCAGGAGCTGCCGCAGAACGTCTACCGCATCGACCCTGACGGGCTCGGCATCGCCGCCGTCGCCGAGAATGTCGCCGGCCCGAACGGCCTGTGCTTCTCACCCGATGAGCGCACCTTCTACCTCGTCGAGTCGCGCGCCACGCCCCATCGCCTGATCGCGGCCTATGACGTCACCGCCGACGGCCGCGCCATCGCCAACCGCCGCGTCTTCGTCGATGCGGGGCCCGGCGGCACGCCGGACGGCATCCGCTGCGACGTCGATGGCAATCTCTGGTGCGGCTGGGGGATGGGGACGCCGGAGCTCGACGGCGTCATGGTCTTCGCGCCCGACGGCACGGCCATCGGCCGCATCCGCCTGCCCGAGCGCTGCGCCAATGTCTGTTTCGGCGGCCGCCACCGCAACCGCCTGTTCATGGCGACCGGCCGCGGCATCTACGCGGTCTATGTGAACACCCAAGGGGCGCCCGGCGGCTGATCCCCCTGAAACGGAAACCGCCGCGCCCCTTGCGGAGCGCGGCGGATGAACCGGCCGTGCGGCGTGCCCTTAGAGCACGCGGCGCGGGTCGAAGGTGTCGCGCAGGCCATCACCGATGAAGTTGATGGTCAGCACGGTGATGAAGATCGCCGCGCCCGGGAACAGCGCCCAGTGCGGCGCATAGTCCAGGAAGTCCTTGGCGTCGAACAGCAGGCGACCCCAGGTCGGGATATCCGGCGGGAAGCCGAGGCCGAGGAAGGACAGCGTCGATTCCGCGATGATGGCGGCGGCGACGTCGATGGTCGCCGCGACGATCACCGGACCCATGGCGTTCGGCAGGATGTGCCGGACCACCTGCCGCATCCGCGAGGCGCCGAGCGCGTGGGCGGCCTCGACGAACTCCTTCTCGCGCAGCGACAGGAACTGGGCGCGCACGAGACGGGCGACAGGCATCCATCTCAGGCCGCCGATGACGACGACGATGAGGATGAAGACGCCCATCTCGACGCCGAAGAGATCCTTCAGCGCATCGCGGAACAGGTAGATGATCAGCAGCAGCAGCGGCAGCTGCGGCAGCGACAGGAACAGGTCCGTCACCCACATCAGCGCCGCGTCCACCGGACCGCGCGAGATGCCGGCGATGGCGCCCACCACCACGCCGACGATGATGGCCACCAGCATGGCCGCAAGACCCACGGCGAGCGAGATACGCCCGCCATAGATCATGCGCGCCAGCAGGTCCTGTCCGAGGTCGTCCGTGCCGAAGGGGTGCTTCGGCGACGGAGGCGCAAGGCGCGCCGTGAAATCGATCTCGTTGATCGGGACGCGCCAGACCCACGGGCCGACGATCACCGCAAGGATGATCGCGCCGAGGATCACCGTGCTGGCCACGGCCAGCTTGTGACGGCGGAATTTGCGCCAGGCATCCAACCAGGGCGAGACGTGCTCCGCCCTGGCGAGGACACCGATATCGGCCACCGCCGGATCAGCGGAAGGCGATGCGGGGGTCGAGCCAGCCATAGAGGACATCTGCAAGGAGGTTGAAGAACACGACGAGGCACGCGAACACGAAGGTCACGGCCATGATGACGGGAGTATCGTTGGACAGGATGGCGCTGATCAGCAGCGAGCCGATGCCCGGCACGCGGAAGATCTGCTCGGTGACGATGGCGCCGCCGAAGACGGTCGGCATCTGCAGCGCGACCAGCGTCACGACCGGGATGAGCGCGTTGCGCACCACGTGCTTGACGATGACGCGCTTCTCGCCGAGGCCCTTGGCGCGGGCCGTGGTGACGAAGTCGAGCCGGATGACGTCGAGCACCGCCGACCTGACATAGCGGGTGTAGGACGCCGCCTGGAACAGGCCGAGCACCATGACCGGCATGATCGCCTGCCGGATCTGCTCCCAGTACCAGCGCCAGCCGGTCGCATCGATGTCGGACCGGAAGACGAAGGGCAGCCAGTCCAGCCAGATCGAGAAGACCAGGATGAACAGGAGGCCGGTGAAGAAGGTCGGCAGCGAGAAGCCAATGAAGGCGAAGGTGTTGGCGATCTGGTCGAAGACCGAATAGGGCCGCGTCGCCGCGTAGATGCCCACCGGCAGCGCGATGGCGAGCGCCAGAACCTGCGAGGAGCCGATGACGAAGATCGTCGCCGGCAGGCGCTGCAGGATGAGGTCGTCGACATTGACGCGGCTGGCGAAGGAGAAGCCCCAGTCGCCCTGCAGCATCGCCGTCAGCCAGCGGATGTAGCGAATGTAGACGGGATCATCGATGCCGAACTTTGCCCGAAGCGCGAGGCGCACTTCGGGCGGGATGTTCGGATTGGTGGCCATCTCCT from Phreatobacter oligotrophus carries:
- a CDS encoding ABC transporter permease: MAGSTPASPSADPAVADIGVLARAEHVSPWLDAWRKFRRHKLAVASTVILGAIILAVIVGPWVWRVPINEIDFTARLAPPSPKHPFGTDDLGQDLLARMIYGGRISLAVGLAAMLVAIIVGVVVGAIAGISRGPVDAALMWVTDLFLSLPQLPLLLLIIYLFRDALKDLFGVEMGVFILIVVVIGGLRWMPVARLVRAQFLSLREKEFVEAAHALGASRMRQVVRHILPNAMGPVIVAATIDVAAAIIAESTLSFLGLGFPPDIPTWGRLLFDAKDFLDYAPHWALFPGAAIFITVLTINFIGDGLRDTFDPRRVL
- a CDS encoding DUF1236 domain-containing protein, producing MKKQLLAGAMLASAFALALPANAQTREPGVPPGVGAGAATGAVGGAVIGGPVGAVVGGAAGAIVGGIAEASRPKFREYVVERRHPSYTYEGEVAVGRELPSSVTYYEVPRQYGETQYRYTVVNNRTVLVEPGTRRIVQVID
- a CDS encoding cytochrome b, with amino-acid sequence MTTPSSPAYDRLSIALHWIVAIGIAGCYGLGLAQDEGPRAMRQGLQNLHISVGIVVLALVALRLAWRAGRWALSPRPVTTDTFAARLAHAGLYAVMVAVPLLGLFMLWTRGLDVSVLGVSLPSPWPADRALAKVISGLHEAAAHGLLLLAGLHAAAALGHHYLLRDDVLGRMLPLARRS
- a CDS encoding branched-chain amino acid ABC transporter permease is translated as MAEISIAAAPASPSEAADHSALHRTLFIVLAALLVVLPFIPVIGYPFFLMKVLCFALFACAFNLMLGYGGLLSFGHAAYFGFASYVSAYTAKHWGLTPEASILLGTASGAILGLAFGSLAIRRQGIYFAMITLALAQMVYFFSLQTPRFTGGEDGIQAVPRNAIFGVLPLSNDTVTYYLVAAIFMAGILLIYRIIHSPFGQVLKAIRDNEARAVSLGYRVNQYKLAVFVLSASLAGLAGATKAVAVQLASLTDVHWSMSGEVVLMTLVGGMGTVFGPIVGAAVIISMQNFLAGLGAWVTIVQGVIFVVCVLVFREGIVGVIGKWLKKPL
- a CDS encoding SMP-30/gluconolactonase/LRE family protein — translated: MWEPSPIYPDPSIEILDPRFLKYRLFNAAVERLATGLRWGEGPVWLGDQRCLLVSDIPNDRILRWDEETGAVTVFRKPSHKANGNTRDRQGRLVTCEHGGRRVIRTEYDGSITVLASHYEGRRLNSPNDVVVKSDGSIWFTDPHFGLLSHYEGEPAPQELPQNVYRIDPDGLGIAAVAENVAGPNGLCFSPDERTFYLVESRATPHRLIAAYDVTADGRAIANRRVFVDAGPGGTPDGIRCDVDGNLWCGWGMGTPELDGVMVFAPDGTAIGRIRLPERCANVCFGGRHRNRLFMATGRGIYAVYVNTQGAPGG
- a CDS encoding OmpA family protein — encoded protein: MNALKRALLAGTILPVLAMAPGLAETLPSGRLEVAQLNPQQERDPRQQRPGGQGQQGRPPEGRAPGGGAPGGGQVQQPRPPQGGFGGGGGGQVQQPRPPVAPVQQPQRQVQPERQAPPIQQRPPVQQPPQQQRIAPPVQSQQPQRTAPPIAQPTQPTPPRVNPPSGAQPPRSPGFTGQPPGQGQQPGAGQAPRPGLGQPQPNRVTPPAASGDGQRPTPGAIRPQDGRPPFGGNPPGQTAQPPVQRPGAVPQTGGSQQPPAGQPPIGQRPPGVVPGQPQTGGAQQPPTGQPPIGQRPPGVIPGQPGQPQTGGAQQPPAGQPPIGQRPPGVVPGQPQTGGAQQPPTGQPPIGQRPPGVVPGQPQTGGAQQPPTGQPPIGQRPPGVVPGQPQTGGAQQPPTGQPPIGQRPPGVVPGQPGQPQTGGAQQPPTGQPPIGQRPPGVVPGQPGQPQIGGPAQPPGLPNQPQTGGPAQSPALPPGQGFGQQRPGGPGAPGGFQGQPGQPGVGVPGGFAGQPPRQGPPEQRRGSRIGPAGAAAIGIGAGLVGGFMLSRGARAERVDEIRDSRREFTQDGVTVIHEPGRTIIRDGEGTFIRHDETARFRELGGNFRTERRGNEMVSIYDRPDGVRVITVTDESGELVRRIRRYPDGREVILIDNSFRPRPRTFEEQIIELPPPEYSFPRNRYIVDADEASPEVIYEALSAPLVQRPPRRYTLDEVRYSPTVRAYTRSVDVNTITFDTGSWEIKPDQVRRLDTIAAALGRAITANPNEVFLIEGHTDAVGNDVDNLSLSDRRAQSIATALTQTYNIPPENLTTQGYGEQNLKVQTQGPSAENRRVTLRRITDLLNQQNTQAPQ
- a CDS encoding branched-chain amino acid ABC transporter permease; translated protein: MFELLGIPPQALFGQLLLGLINGSFYAILSLGLAVIFGLLNIINFTHGAQYMMGAFIAWMLLNWVGIGYWPALLLAPIVAGVTGVIIERTLLKRLYHLDHLYGLLLTFGLALIIQGLFRNQFGSSGLPYQIPAELRGGQNLGFMFLPNYRAWVVVASLVVCLATWFVIEKTRLGAYLRAATENPTLTQAFGINVPLLITLTYGFGVGLAAFAGVLAAPIYSVNPNMGADLIIVVFAVVVIGGMGSIMGAIVTGFGLGLIEGLTKVFYPEASATVIFIIMAIVLLVKPAGLFGRAA
- a CDS encoding ABC transporter ATP-binding protein → MVGTTDEIILQTRGLTKDFKGFTAVSEVDLDVRRGSIHALIGPNGAGKTTCFNLLTKFLIPTRGTITYKGQDITRTKPADIARLGLVRSFQISAVFPHMSVLENVRIALQRKRGDNFDFWTSESVLSSLDAEAERLVEAVGLKDFVRHQAVELSYGRKRALEIATTLALDPEMMLLDEPMAGMGHEDVDRIAELIRRVSANRTILMVEHNLSVVASLSDRITVLARGKVLAEGDYATVSKDPRVIEAYIGAGHG
- a CDS encoding ABC transporter substrate-binding protein, translated to MAQAQQPINVKIGVLNDRSGLYADLTGEGSVIAARMAVEDFRAAANGINVQIVSADHQNKPDVGANIARQWYDNDAVDVITDVPTSSVGLAINQITREKNRIHLNSGSATSDLTGAQCSPNTIHWTYDTYMLSQGTGGAMVKAGGDTWFFLTADYAFGHALERDTTAVVQRAGGRVLGGVRTPFPGTDFSSFLLQAQASRAKVIGLANAGGDTVNSIKQAAEFGITAGGQKLAGLLVFVVDVHALGLQTAQGLVLTETFYWDLNDNTRAWSRRFGAQRNGFMPTMVQAGVYSSTLHYLKAVAATKSKDPAQVMAWMKANGTDDPLFGQGTIRQDGRKIHPAYLFEVKKPSESKGPWDYYKLIATIPGEEAFRPLNAGGCSLVRA
- a CDS encoding ABC transporter ATP-binding protein, which codes for MADAALATPAATTAARPMLSVRDLNAWYGESHVLHGMSLDVAEGEVVTLLGRNGAGKTTTLKSIIGIISKRTGSITFEGGETIGMSSRAIAKLGIGYVPEERGIFASLSVEENLMLPPQVRPGGMSVDQIFELFPNIKERLNSQGTKLSGGEQQMLSIARILRTGAKFLLLDEPTEGLAPVIIEQIGRTIARLKREGYTIILVEQNFRFAQTVADRHYLVEQGRVVDMIPNDALDQNIDKLHAHLGV